A DNA window from Salvelinus sp. IW2-2015 linkage group LG4q.1:29, ASM291031v2, whole genome shotgun sequence contains the following coding sequences:
- the LOC111960872 gene encoding V-type proton ATPase subunit B-like has protein sequence MKSAIGEGMKRIDHSDVSNQLFACYAIGKDVQAMKAVVGEEALTPDDLLYLEFLQQFEKNFIAQGAYENRTVFESLDISWQLMRIFPKEMLKRIPQSTLAEFYPRLK, from the exons atgAAGTCAGCCATCGGAGAAGGGATGAAACGCATAGACCACTCGGATGTCTCCAACCAGctg tttgCGTGTTATGCTATAGGTAAGGACGTGCAGGCGATGAAGGCTGTGGTGGGAGAGGAGGCTCTCACGCCTGATGATCTGCTCTACCTGGAGTTCCTACAGCAGTTTGAGAAGAACTTCATCGCCCAGG GAGCCTATGAGAACAGGACTGTGTTTGAGTCGCTGGACATCAGCTGGCAGCTGATGAGAATCTTCCCCAAAGAGATGCTGAAGAGAATCCCTCAGAGCACCCTGGCAGAGTTCTACCCCCGCTTGAAGTAA